A region of Daphnia carinata strain CSIRO-1 chromosome 10, CSIRO_AGI_Dcar_HiC_V3, whole genome shotgun sequence DNA encodes the following proteins:
- the LOC130701233 gene encoding prenylated Rab acceptor protein 1-like, which yields MADVDKLDSYVTGNLTESEVLENKPSRDSMMPLPVKLNLSVPAASEWIGSRRKNLKPWFQFVQTSKFQSPSSVPLLGARIVKNIDHFQSNYLCIFIILILYCLLTSPLLLFAVGTSLGACFFISRKNIDQKICLFGQELSLAQQYGLIAMVSLPLFYLAGAGSVVFWVLGASMFFIILHASFYNNESPEESFELPIQQV from the exons ATGGCTGACGTGGACAAGTTGGATAGCTATGTAACAGGAAATTTGACGGAATCCGAAGTTTTAGAAAATAAGCCTTCGCGGGATTCTAT GATGCCTCTTCCTGTGAAACTCAATCTCTCCGTCCCCGCCGCATCTGAATGGATAGGCTCTCGAAGGAAGAATCTTAAGCCGTGGTTTCAGTTTGTACAAACGTCAAAGTTTCAAAGTCCGTCATCCGTGCCTCTTCTGGGTGCTAGAATTGTGAAGAATATCGATCATTTTCAGAGCAATTATTTGTGCATATTTATCATACTTATTTTGTATTGCTT GTTAACATCACCCCTACTTTTGTTTGCTGTGGGCACATCTTTAGGAGCTTGCTTTTTTATATCACGCAAAAATATTGATCAGAAAATATGTTTATTTGGTCAGGAACTCAGCTTAGCTCAGCAATATGGACTTATTGCTATGGTTTCCCTTCCACTTTTCTATCTAGCAGGAGCTGGTTCTGTGGTCTTCTGGGTTTTAG GTGCTTCTATGTTTTTCATCATTCTTCATGCATCATTTTACAATAATGAATCACCTGAAGAGAGTTTTGAACTCCCTATTCAACAGGtttag
- the LOC130701232 gene encoding proteasomal ubiquitin receptor ADRM1-like, translating to MSLFSNSSSRSQSKNLVEFRAGKMTMRGNMVHPDKRKGLVYIHQSSDSLIHFCWKDRQSGSVEDDWIIFPDDCEYVRVPQCTTGRVFLLKFKSSNKKTFFWMQEPKTDKDETYCRKVNEYLNNPPTPGSQGGRGGSNLGSERDLQSLLSSMSQQQLMQLFGNVGGMSGLSSLLVPSESAVRSSSSSRSRSSGATSGSASQARSAAAIPPASATGATAAATTPSSANAGSNLPATPLSTGVPSLGNLTNLQQILSGIQVPDSALGLSGAAAAQGQPEKPSVDLSEGLSTDVLHPILNNADFMRQLRDFLPPSDLASEGDTASMVRDTVQSPQFAQALSVFSAALQSGQLGPLIQQFGLGSEAVEAAQKGDMEAFITALQNQDKDKKKEDGEDGMALD from the exons atgagtCTTTTCAGCAATTCTTCATCTCGGAGCCAGAGTAAAAACTTGGTGGAATTTCGGGCCGGTAAGATGACCATGAGAGGTAACATGGTTCACCCCGACAAAAGGAAAGGTCTTGTTTATATTCATCAGTCCAGCGACTCTTTGATACATTTTTGTTGGAAAGATCGCCAATCTGGTAGTGTTGAAGAT GATTGGATCATTTTTCCTGATGATTGTGAGTATGTGCGAGTACCTCAGTGCACTACTGGACGGGTCTTCCTTCTTAAGTTTAAGTCTTCCAACaagaaaactttcttttgGATGCAG GAACCCAAAACTGATAAGGATGAAACGTACTGTCGCAAAGTCAATGAGTACTTGAATAATCCACCAACACCAGGATCACAAGGTGGAAGGGGAGGAAGTAATCTAG GTAGTGAACGTGATTTGCAGAGCTTGTTGAGCTCCATGTCCCAGCAACAACTAATGCAGTTGTTTGGAAATGTTGGAGGAATGTCTGGACTATCTTCTCTGCTGGTCCCATCTGAGAG TGCTGTGCGTAGTAGCTCTAGCTCCCGAAGCCGTTCAAGTGGTGCCACTTCTGGCTCGGCTTCTCAAGCTCGTTCGGCTGCGGCTATTCCCCCAGCCTCTGCAACTGGTGCCACTGCAGCAGCTACTACACCAAGTTCTGCAAACGCTGGCAGTAACTTGCCGGCGACTCCACTGTCTACGGGAGTACCTTCTTTAGGCAATTTGACGAATCTCCAGCAGATCCTTTCGGGGATTCAAGTACCTGATTCGGCCTTAGGACTCTCCGGTGCCGCCGCTGCTCAGGGCCAGCCGGAAAAACCGTCAG TAGATTTGTCAGAAGGGTTGAGTACAGATGTTCTGCATCCGATTCTGAATAACGCTGATTTTATGCGGCAATTGCGTGATTTCTTGCCACCGTCGGACCTGGCTAGTGAAGGTGATACAGCTTCCATGGTTCGAGACACAGTTCAGTCGCCCCAGTTTGCCCAG GCGCTGAGTGTGTTTAGTGCTGCTCTTCAGTCTGGCCAGTTGGGGCCTTTAATTCAGCAGTTTGGACTTGGCTCTGAAGCTGTCGAAGCCGCCCAGAAAGGAGATATGGAAGCTTTTATTACAGCTCTCCAAAATCAAGACaaagataagaagaaagaGGATGGTGAAGATGGCATGGCTCTTGATTAA
- the LOC130701228 gene encoding uncharacterized protein LOC130701228 codes for MDKIIQQKDGQIMDLQAQLLQQHKILDNSKAKDAQSLSLQAQLGEKNKLERNSFQTGKEVFPNSNLTEHEDELALGEHIQIFSLPPDSVLNLNSFSAAQKESLVISPCSEGSEQLWDRIWAENGCGTETNIWHKFNMKHGLEFNG; via the exons atggataagataatacaacaaaaggatg gtcaaattatggacctgcaggctcaattattgcaacagcacaaaatattagataacagcaaagctaaggatg ctcaaagtttgagtctacaagctcagctaggggaaaagaacaaattggaacggaacagtttccaaacagggaaggaggtttttccaaactcaaacctaactgaacatgaggatgaattggcattaggcgaacacattcag atattcagtctaccacctgacagtgtgttaaatttaaattcttttagtgctgcacaaaaagaatcgttagtaataagcccatgcagtgaaggaagtgaacaattgtgggaccgtatttgggccgaaaatgggtgtggtacggaaaccaatatatggcacaagttcaacatgaaacatggattag aatttaatgggtga